Proteins from a single region of Sphaerodactylus townsendi isolate TG3544 unplaced genomic scaffold, MPM_Stown_v2.3 scaffold_19, whole genome shotgun sequence:
- the HSF1 gene encoding heat shock factor protein 1 isoform X1: MASFVRQLNMYGFRKVIHIEQGGLVKPEKDDTEFQHPYFIRGQEHLLENIKRKVTNVSGIKNEDVKVRQDSVTKLLTDVQLMKGKQESMDSKLMAMKHENEALWREVASLRQKHAQQQKVVNKLIQFLISLVQSNRILGVKRKIPLMLNDGSSAHSMPKYSHQYSLERVRSPSPYSASSPAYSGPNLYSPDSSANSGPIISDVTELAQSSPSASPSSSFDERSSPAVHIKEEPPSPPCSPQSANSPVGAPAAAADTPLSPTTFIDSILQEEEPGSPTAPPAGSALVQPPTPEKCLSVACLDKSELHDHVDTIDSSLDSLQTLLTTHGFSVDTSALLELFSPAMTVTDVNLPDLDSSLASIQDLLSSQEQQKPADTEASPEDAAGALHRPAPLPGGLELRGCRRRGHAHFLRTGGGPLLHGRQRLLGGPHHLPPVWDRAPQAQGPSRLLRPRLVWRQERLPGQGPPSLCSDSVAAFSRSPVTQGLHSCVC, translated from the exons ATGGCCAGCTTTGTCCGGCAGCTCAACATGT ATGGCTTCCGAAAGGTGATCCACATTGAGCAGGGTGGTCTGGTGAAGCCCGAGAAAGACGACACTGAGTTCCAGCATCCCTATTTCATCCGCGGCCAGGAGCATCTCCTGGAGAACATCAAGCGGAAAGTGACAAAC GTCTCTGGCATAAAGAATGAGGACGTCAAAGTTCGCCAGGACAGCGTGACCAAGCTGCTGACTGATGTCCAGTTGATGAAGGGCAAGCAGGAGAGCATGGACTCCAAGCTGATGGCCATGAAGCA TGAGAACGAGGCCCTGTGGCGAGAAGTGGCCAGTTTGCGGCAGAAGCACGCCCAGCAGCAGAAAGTGGTCAACAAG ctgatCCAGTTCTTGATCTCCTTGGTGCAGTCCAATCGCATCCTTGGGGTGAAGAGAAAGAT CCCCTTGATGCTGAACGACGGCAGTTCGGCCCATTCCATGCCCAAGTACAGCCACCAGTACTCGCTGGAGCGCGTCCGCAGCCCGTCTCCCTACTCC GCGTCCTCCCCAGCGTACAGTGGCCCAAACCTGTACTCCCCCGACTCGTCTGCCAACTCCGGCCCCATAATCTCAGATGTGACCGAACTGGCGCAGTCCAGCCCCTCGGCCTCCCCCAGCAGCAGCTTCGACGAAAG GAGTAGTCCGGCGGTCCACATCAAAGAGGAGCCCCCCAGCCCCCCGTGTAGCCCCCAGTCGGCCAACAGCCCTGTCGGagcccctgctgctgccgccgacACCCCACTCTCACCAACCACCTTCATCGACTCCAtcctgcaggaggaggagccCGGCAGCCCCACAGCGCCCCCCGCAGGCAGCGCCCTCGTACAGCCGCCAACCCCCGAGAAGTGCCTCAGCGTCGCTTGCCTGGACAA GAGTGAGCTCCACGACCACGTGGACACCATCGACTCCAGCCTGGACAGCCTGCAGACCCTGCTGACGACCCATGGGTTCAGTGTAGACACGAGTGCCCTGCTGGAA CTCTTCAGTCCCGCCATGACAGTCACAGATGTGAACTTGCCAGACCTGGACAGCAGCTTGGCCAGC aTCCAAGATCTCCTGtcctcccaggagcagcagaaacCTGCAGACACCGAGGCCTCCCCTGAAGATGCAG CTGGTGCACTACACCGCCCAGCCCCTCTTCCTGGTGGACTCGAGCTCCGTGGATGTCGGCGGCGTGGACATGCCCATTTTCTTCGAACTGGGGGAGGGCCCCTGCTACACGGAAGGCAACGACTACTTGGAGGACCCCACCATCTCCCTCCTGTCTGGGACAGAGCACCCCAAGCCCAAGGACCCAGCCGTCTCCTAAGGCCACGCCTGGTCTGGCGACAAGAGAGGCTGCCCGGGCAAGGGCCTCCCTCGCTTTGCTCCGACTCCGTTGCCGCTTTCTCTCGCTCTCCGGTGACGCAAGGGCTCCACTCGTGTGTGTGCTGA
- the HSF1 gene encoding heat shock factor protein 1 isoform X2: MASFVRQLNMYGFRKVIHIEQGGLVKPEKDDTEFQHPYFIRGQEHLLENIKRKVTNVSGIKNEDVKVRQDSVTKLLTDVQLMKGKQESMDSKLMAMKHENEALWREVASLRQKHAQQQKVVNKLIQFLISLVQSNRILGVKRKIPLMLNDGSSAHSMPKYSHQYSLERVRSPSPYSASSPAYSGPNLYSPDSSANSGPIISDVTELAQSSPSASPSSSFDERSSPAVHIKEEPPSPPCSPQSANSPVGAPAAAADTPLSPTTFIDSILQEEEPGSPTAPPAGSALVQPPTPEKCLSVACLDKSELHDHVDTIDSSLDSLQTLLTTHGFSVDTSALLELFSPAMTVTDVNLPDLDSSLASIQDLLSSQEQQKPADTEASPEDAGKQLVHYTAQPLFLVDSSSVDVGGVDMPIFFELGEGPCYTEGNDYLEDPTISLLSGTEHPKPKDPAVS, from the exons ATGGCCAGCTTTGTCCGGCAGCTCAACATGT ATGGCTTCCGAAAGGTGATCCACATTGAGCAGGGTGGTCTGGTGAAGCCCGAGAAAGACGACACTGAGTTCCAGCATCCCTATTTCATCCGCGGCCAGGAGCATCTCCTGGAGAACATCAAGCGGAAAGTGACAAAC GTCTCTGGCATAAAGAATGAGGACGTCAAAGTTCGCCAGGACAGCGTGACCAAGCTGCTGACTGATGTCCAGTTGATGAAGGGCAAGCAGGAGAGCATGGACTCCAAGCTGATGGCCATGAAGCA TGAGAACGAGGCCCTGTGGCGAGAAGTGGCCAGTTTGCGGCAGAAGCACGCCCAGCAGCAGAAAGTGGTCAACAAG ctgatCCAGTTCTTGATCTCCTTGGTGCAGTCCAATCGCATCCTTGGGGTGAAGAGAAAGAT CCCCTTGATGCTGAACGACGGCAGTTCGGCCCATTCCATGCCCAAGTACAGCCACCAGTACTCGCTGGAGCGCGTCCGCAGCCCGTCTCCCTACTCC GCGTCCTCCCCAGCGTACAGTGGCCCAAACCTGTACTCCCCCGACTCGTCTGCCAACTCCGGCCCCATAATCTCAGATGTGACCGAACTGGCGCAGTCCAGCCCCTCGGCCTCCCCCAGCAGCAGCTTCGACGAAAG GAGTAGTCCGGCGGTCCACATCAAAGAGGAGCCCCCCAGCCCCCCGTGTAGCCCCCAGTCGGCCAACAGCCCTGTCGGagcccctgctgctgccgccgacACCCCACTCTCACCAACCACCTTCATCGACTCCAtcctgcaggaggaggagccCGGCAGCCCCACAGCGCCCCCCGCAGGCAGCGCCCTCGTACAGCCGCCAACCCCCGAGAAGTGCCTCAGCGTCGCTTGCCTGGACAA GAGTGAGCTCCACGACCACGTGGACACCATCGACTCCAGCCTGGACAGCCTGCAGACCCTGCTGACGACCCATGGGTTCAGTGTAGACACGAGTGCCCTGCTGGAA CTCTTCAGTCCCGCCATGACAGTCACAGATGTGAACTTGCCAGACCTGGACAGCAGCTTGGCCAGC aTCCAAGATCTCCTGtcctcccaggagcagcagaaacCTGCAGACACCGAGGCCTCCCCTGAAGATGCAG GCAAGCAGCTGGTGCACTACACCGCCCAGCCCCTCTTCCTGGTGGACTCGAGCTCCGTGGATGTCGGCGGCGTGGACATGCCCATTTTCTTCGAACTGGGGGAGGGCCCCTGCTACACGGAAGGCAACGACTACTTGGAGGACCCCACCATCTCCCTCCTGTCTGGGACAGAGCACCCCAAGCCCAAGGACCCAGCCGTCTCCTAA